A region of the Haematobia irritans isolate KBUSLIRL chromosome 5, ASM5000362v1, whole genome shotgun sequence genome:
gaccctgtgtatacaAGGCTGGCATGCTTACCATCCTTAGGTGGTTACTAAATACTTgaataaactacaagagtagcttaaccaacagaggaaaaccaTGTTTCTCAAATTTAATTGGGGCAAAGCCCTGCAAATTGCAAGAAGGTTGGATGGACGGCCGATTtacttaatctatttttaaagaTGTCTCTTTATGCACATTTAATTTGAAGATTCGCTGCAAAAACCGAAAATAGTATTTGCTGGGGACATGCAAAGGAACGATTATTCAGTTTGGCAACACAGTTCGCAACTAGGGATGTGTGCgtgaattaattttattgaggTAGATTGAAATATCGCATACATTTTTCCTTGTGATACAAAAACAGtatgaacaaaataaaatttgaaagcaatttaattgtaaaaatcGTATACTACGTTAACACTATGCTCGTAATCTAGttttttcaagatttaattATTCCAAAAAGTAGAATAATTAATTGCACATTATTCACTCAAAATCGCACGATGTACACACTAAGAAACAGTTCACGCGCTCACCTCAATCAGTAACATTTTAATAACATAAACAAATCTTCTTTAAATTAAGGCGGTCACTTTGCAAAACATTCATCGAAACAAGAAAGAAGTATATAATTTAGAGGCAGAAGGaaccataaaaatgttgtcattgaGTCAAATTGAAGATTTATTAACAAATATTCCATCGGGATTTCTTAAGCCAGATGACACATTTTTTGCCTCAAGTAATACTATGCAATACAAGAAATTAGGTTCCATCAGCAGTTGTGAGCCGGAAAAGAAAACGGAGGAAATATCCTcttccaataatatatattgtAATGTAATGAATTGTACTTTAGTTTTTGACAATGTTGCGGCTTATAAACTACATTATAATAGGATGCATAGATTCACATGCCAGGAATGCAAAAAGTCGGGATTTCCTACAGAACATTTGCTGGACATCCATATAATTGAAACACATGATACATACTTTAAAGCACGTTTGGATAGAGGAGAAAGTTTATATAAATGTTACGTTGAAGAATGCATTGAAATATTTCTCAGTCCTGAAGAACGCAGAAAACACTGTATAGAAGAACATAAATTTCCTGCAAATTATAGATTTGATCAagcaaaaaatattatgttaccATCAAAAGAAGATAATAGAATGGAAATAGACAATTGCGGAATAAATTCTAAAGAaacacttttgaaaaatttctcgtTTGGTCATCAGcaagaaagaacatttttgttgaaaaatgtaAAACAACAGTCGGGAAAGACATTTGCTGACTTGAACTCTCTGAAACGCGAATTGGATTCCATGTAGATAAGCAAAATATGGATAATTACAAACCTGTATATACAAACCATAtagttaaatgaaataaatgccatcttggattatattttgaaatacatatttattgtttacaatAAAACTTGTACACACTACTTTGtcatctttatttatttttggaaattgatctgaaaaataaaattaacatttagttagaatttggtaaatatttttatagatcaTTAAATGTTAATATACTTATTGTTACTGGAATTGGCGTTGATGTAATGGTATAACACtaccaataaaaataagaagaCTCCCAACACATTGGAAAATATAGCAAGCTGGACGTCGGAAATCATTTTTGTttatgttctgaaaattttgagagaatggaCACGtcataacaaaattaaatcaagGAATACGTAATGAATACTTTTAGATTTCGATATTAGTCGGCGGTGGATAATGCTTGAAATAATGTTTTCTACACTTACCTTATTTTGTGGTgtgattttgtataatttatcgaaatttatAAGCCGGCAAATAATTTTCGTTGGGAGTTTATTTCTTGGTTTTTGGTAGAGTTGCCAATCCAACTTTTAATGAGTACTGAAGACAAAGATAACAAAGAATAAGATAGAACTCTGTTCTCTTTTATTGAGAGGGCAATTATGAGGATTGTAGATGGCAGTGCGTGCAATTTGTTTTTCAGGAAAACCCCGAAAAAACAATACGCTCATGAATTTCCAGTAAGTACTAATGTATCCATATATCACTCTCTACTTTAATGTTCTGCCATAGTTTTTTGTACTACTTTTATGGGTTTTAGTGGAAAATTTATCGAtcacataaaattattattagatATTTTCTAAATGTGGATACTAATTAAGTTTTTCCaccaaaacatcaaacaaaTATCAATGATTTCAATGAGGTGTTTGTAGATTGGTTGTTTTgtgacagtttttaatgtagtttcatccattttgttccatgctttggtacttcaattagtagccagatcaaggaactctacgacaaggatggggtgtgtccagagtgatctggtggtgagacgggtaggcttagctgagCAAgggaaaaggtgacgagtgtcatgtggcccttgattacagatgggacacaagtCAGCTACGCTgttataagtaggaattgaggcggctgcacttgcctgatcttaggtttggttaggtggcagcccgatgtatcaggctcactttgactattcagtccattgtgataccacattggtgaacttctctcttatcactgagtgctgcccgattccaagttaagctcattgacaagggacatcctttttatagcggaacggcgttccacattgcagtgaaaccactttgagaagctatgaatccctcagaaatgtcaccagctacGCTgttataagtaggaattgaggcggctgcacttgcctgatcttaggtttggttaggtggcagcccaatgtatcaggctcactttgactattcagtccattgtgataccacattggtgaacttctctcttatcacttagtgctgcccgattccaagttaagctcattgacaagggacatcctttttatagcggaacggcgttccacattgcagtgaaaccactttgagaagctatgaatccctcagaaatgtcaccagctttactgagATGCGTTATCttacccttgtctgccgtgggaagtcactctcctccggtgctatgggcggtggtcgagctcctagaacaggattaaccctgtagcttctcaccacttcagctacagtatcctcatgaatcctgttcagacctgtctgataTGCTACCTCATCTATAGGCTCTCGtttataacgctggatctcgcgctctagaatgTGAAGATCATCCCTTACCTTCCTGGGTGGGGctgcctatccacaagatggtaatttggatgacaacttcgatagcaacccaagaggtactgctttgacaacatgtaattgtgtcgacgcactgggatgaatttggtctccgcataaaggtgatccagagcTTTATTGCGGAGACATCCAGTAGATTGGTATGCAATTTTGTTGtcagaaaatgtttgaaatattttaaaacgtacatttaaattatttttatgaaataaatgttGCATTTATACAATTTACTGGCTTAAATTTATCTTAGTTATGCACCCTTATATTaataatatcacaaaattaatgttattttgaacCCATTACAAATTTAAGATTATTTTGAACCAATTCTAGATCGATTCCATTTTTCCCACTCCTCCGGATGTGATTTCTTTTTATGGGAATACATGTTGGCTTTGGAATTAAATGTTCTCGAGCAAAATGGACAATTATATAACGGATCTCCCGTGTGGCCAGCCATATGTTCCTTTAAACATAGATTTAATTATTATTGGaagcaattattttatttaatgtaaaaaactcaCTTTTAGAGTCTGttgacttttaaaatttttttggcactCCTCGCAAGAAAAGTTTTTTGTAGGATGTGTATTTTTCAAATGACATCTAAGCGAATGTTTATTCTTACATATTCTCCCGCATTGCGGACATTCATACTGGCCTCTAACATCATGAAATCGCCTTAAGTGTTGCTTTACACTGTCTTTGTCTTTCAGCCATCTATCACAGTCTTCTCGTGGACATTTTATTCGTGGTCCAACTTTCTCAAAATGCTGGCGGACGTGCTTTTCAAATGCTTGCTTATCGCGAATTTCTTTTGCACAGACATGACAAATATTGGCAGCTTTGATGTGGCGATTCTTAATGTGAAGCTGAAGTGTATATTCATTTGCAAAACTAATTGTAATAacatataatattaattaattaatttcacgaTTTAAAATTAGATATTATCAAGTTTTAGGTAACTAACTAGACTTTTGACTTAGATATGGTTTTCATGTGTTATTATCATTAAGCAAAGTAGTAGTAAGGAATGGCGGGAATCAAATTGCACTCACTCTTATATATTTCGTAAGAGCTAAAGTACTCCGATCATTGAACAAAGTCGCGCCAAGCTCACGACAATAATCCCACTTacgaaaaaatttaacattttgtgCAAGAACTGAATTCGTCAAATGATGTTACTACTTAAAATACTAGTTAGTCCTTTTACATTtgaaactaggttaggttaggttaggttatgtggcagcccgatgtatcaggctcacttagactattcagtccattgtgataccacagtggtgaacttctctcttatcactgagtgctgaaaCTAGTTGTAGTATTAGTTAAGCATAAGCATTGTAGTGCTTatacaagtaaaaacaaaatttgtgcaAGAGTATGTTaaaatctatacaaaactttacgTCTTGTTCGTGACAGTCAATTTTTTGATgtacctgaaaaaaattaatttcgctgACGCACACTCGTTCCACGGAAATTTATGTGTCGCGAAAATTTCGTAACTCATAAAATTTTACAGCTGGCTTAAGTTAGCATTTTATATTGTCCCTTGTTCTCTAAAACTATAAGCGTTCAAAGATCGATTACGCTTTACACATAAAAAGGGTGCTCACAAATGAGTTtctacattttgttaaaatgatcTCAAGATCgccttataaaaaataaaaaatattaaagtataGCAGACCCACGATGTTGTTATATTTTGGTAGTTTATGGTATATTCTACGCCAATAGAAAAacgtcgaaaaaaaaatctgctgtttttttttagtattgggCAACGGATGTTCGAGCTATCatcacaaattttgtttataattatttcaatttgatTTAAGGCACTGTAATGTAGTGCTTTTATTTGCCTGCCGTAGATTATTTTAATAACTAaactaattattttattaaccaAACCAAATCgagcttcaaaaaaaaattgtttgccacTTTAACAAACAGCGACTGTTTTCCATTTTCCAGCAGACGTATTGCTGCTTTAGTAGTCTTTTCTGCCGCgactattattttctttgagtgtacgcTTGTagttagagaaattaaattctagTTACCTAGAATATGTTAATAGAATATTGGTCTTCTCGAGCTGAAGAACATGGATTTGATTGAACATTGACTGTTatgactacacagaaaaaaaaatcacgaaattttttccaattagtcttattaattaaaaatttaattgatttaacaaatttttttaattgaaacaaatatcaatcacaaaaattaatatcaattaattttttaattgtaattgaaggcatttcagttaaaaattagTGCTACagcaaataatattaaattacaggccttTTCATATCAACGTCTACTTGCATCAAGTTTGTAACCATTTAGGTACAAATTCAAGTAAAATGCATTGCCAAGATCTGGTTCCACTGTGCTTTGAGTATCGCACTGCGTCCTTTCTCGTGTAGTCTTACTACCTTTTTCGCCTCTTATTATTTAACAGTAGATGCAACATATACACCTGTTTTACTAAAGCTACCATTTTTCCATATCCTCTGGCGATTCAATTGCTGGATTAGGCTAAACCATCGAATTTTTAGCAGGCCCAGCACAATGCTGGGAGCATTATATTGCAAGTCATTACTACAACTGAATGGATAAGGCATCATTCTCATATAGAGgcaaaaatatttcccataagACTGTCGCACTCCTTCGCAAcgatattatataaaatttaaaaatatagttaaaGTTATTCTCTTAATACTTACGCTTTCCTAGGCACACACGTTTCACAATAATACGATCTTTCTATCTCAGGAACATGTTTCGATTTATGATGCTCTAATAAGTTTTTGCGGGAAAATCTTCTTGGACATTCATCGCAAGCAAAGGACAAATTTTCCTCGGGCTCATGATTATGCACGTAATGATCTCTTAGGCCagatttattaataaatgtttTGCCGCATTCATTACATTTGAAATAGTCGGGATTTTCATGATAATAAGCGTGTTGTAAAATGTCAGACGGACAATCTAATTTCCGTTCACAACATTTTACGTGAGGTTTAACATCCGGGTGTTCTTCTTTAAAATGTTTTACCAAATCCTGAAATTCACAACATGTATGGGGACATATTTGGCACAACATTTGAATATGCTTCCTTATCAATTCTTCGTTTTCTTCAAGCAAAATATAACCTTTTCGACGTTTTGTTTCGTTGTTTTTGGAATTAGTGACATTTTCTAATTCTtcacttttaatttcatttgccGGAATAGAtaagttttcttctttttttctacTTTTCCCACTTTTTGATGGATTCgttctttttttaggttttatggGCATTGTTTTAGGTGTTGTGTTATCTTTTAAGCATTCCTTATCTAATACGCTCAAAAATGGATCTTCTGTTTCATATTCGTCTGCTACACTAGAACTTGGTGATATGTATGGAATTTCttctttaatttcaataaaattttttgtctcatTCAGTTCCACCATTTTTAAACGTTGTTCTTCGTGTgatttaatattttgataatattcgTGAAAATCGGTTAGTTTTTGCCAACATTGGGAGCatatttcgtaaaatttgttttccacaGGAAGGGGAGGCTAAAATAGAATCAAGCATTTCTGTCAAA
Encoded here:
- the l(2)k10201 gene encoding zinc finger protein 511 lethal (2) k10201; translation: MLSLSQIEDLLTNIPSGFLKPDDTFFASSNTMQYKKLGSISSCEPEKKTEEISSSNNIYCNVMNCTLVFDNVAAYKLHYNRMHRFTCQECKKSGFPTEHLLDIHIIETHDTYFKARLDRGESLYKCYVEECIEIFLSPEERRKHCIEEHKFPANYRFDQAKNIMLPSKEDNRMEIDNCGINSKETLLKNFSFGHQQERTFLLKNVKQQSGKTFADLNSLKRELDSM
- the LOC142238666 gene encoding uncharacterized protein LOC142238666 isoform X2 → MICFLCLDETGEMLPIFGFDGNVHNSISHIIEKYLDIKPPLPVENKFYEICSQCWQKLTDFHEYYQNIKSHEEQRLKMVELNETKNFIEIKEEIPYISPSSSVADEYETEDPFLSVLDKECLKDNTTPKTMPIKPKKRTNPSKSGKSRKKEENLSIPANEIKSEELENVTNSKNNETKRRKGYILLEENEELIRKHIQMLCQICPHTCCEFQDLVKHFKEEHPDVKPHVKCCERKLDCPSDILQHAYYHENPDYFKCNECGKTFINKSGLRDHYVHNHEPEENLSFACDECPRRFSRKNLLEHHKSKHVPEIERSYYCETCVPRKASATVLWEIFLPLYENDALSIQL
- the LOC142238665 gene encoding dolichyl-diphosphooligosaccharide--protein glycosyltransferase subunit 4 — encoded protein: MISDVQLAIFSNVLGVFLFLLVVLYHYINANSSNNKSISKNK
- the LOC142238666 gene encoding transcription factor grauzone-like isoform X1, encoding MICFLCLDETGEMLPIFGFDGNVHNSISHIIEKYLDIKPPLPVENKFYEICSQCWQKLTDFHEYYQNIKSHEEQRLKMVELNETKNFIEIKEEIPYISPSSSVADEYETEDPFLSVLDKECLKDNTTPKTMPIKPKKRTNPSKSGKSRKKEENLSIPANEIKSEELENVTNSKNNETKRRKGYILLEENEELIRKHIQMLCQICPHTCCEFQDLVKHFKEEHPDVKPHVKCCERKLDCPSDILQHAYYHENPDYFKCNECGKTFINKSGLRDHYVHNHEPEENLSFACDECPRRFSRKNLLEHHKSKHVPEIERSYYCETCVPRKAFANEYTLQLHIKNRHIKAANICHVCAKEIRDKQAFEKHVRQHFEKVGPRIKCPREDCDRWLKDKDSVKQHLRRFHDVRGQYECPQCGRICKNKHSLRCHLKNTHPTKNFSCEECQKNFKSQQTLKEHMAGHTGDPLYNCPFCSRTFNSKANMYSHKKKSHPEEWEKWNRSRIGSK